A segment of the Sphingobacterium oryzagri genome:
ACAATACATACAAATCAGATTCGCTGTATACGGTAGAAATCTGTTTGAGGTAAACCGTTACAAACCTAAAAGTTTGCTGTTCGCCTTGCACCTTCACCATGCGCAATGGTTCTTGAAAATGCGTAGTCGCCCGTTCTTTTAACGACGATATTTTATCGTGCTCCTCTTCATGCAGCAGGTCAAAAATGCTGCTCGCGGCCAACCTAGCCGGCTCAACACATAACAAGTCGCACAACTTTTCATTGAAATAAATCGTGCGCATATTTTCATCCACGAATAGGTAGCCAAACGGTCCTTCGTGAAAAGCTTGAAAAAAAATTAGCAAATCTTTCAACTGCTCACCTGTCGGTCCGTCAGGAGATTGGGGTGAAAAAGACATATTTATTGTGTTCGTATTTACTATAGTCATTACAATTGTCACCATTTAGGCAAACCGTTCCAACTTAGATAAACTAACCTGTATATGGCGCGGTAGACAACCTTGTTGTACAAAAATCAAACCCATAAATCAAGGAAAAATACCCAAAAACAGTAACCGTCAACGCGTAAATATACGTATTAAGTAATTATTTTGAACGAAGTAGTGCAGAAACCATTTAAAGTGTTAAACTAACGCGCTTTTAAAATGTCCTATTTTAATAGCGGGCGTTCGGTGTGATAACGGTGTGCATAAAAACTTATTGTAAAAGAATAAACACCCGAAATCAAAATTGGATAAAACCACGTGAATTTGTGGCATTCCTACTTTATCACCAAAAAAACCTTGTTTAAACTGCTAAAAATCCATTTAGCGTATTTTACACCGAGCAGACGTGTTTTCCGCAAAGTTTCGTTTTGGCACAGCCAACAAGGTCTTAAAATTACGTTTTTGCATCAATTTTGTAAGTACAGTTAGCATAGAGTCATTGTTTAACAAGTAACAAAGAAGAATATGAAAGCTGAACTAAACTTCACCATCGAACAAAATCAACCGTTGTTAAAGCGTATAGCTACAAAGTTTACGCAAGATCCTTACGAAATTGAGGAGCTCGTGCAAGAAACGTTTATCCGATCGCTTTCGTCTTTAGAACGTTTTGTTAACCACCCGAAGCTTGTCGCATGGTTATTTGTTATTATGCGCAACGTATATATTAATAATTACCGTAAAATTTCTAAGTACCGCACAATCGAATCAGAGTTGACACATACTTCGCACTTCGAGCAACTATCGCATAATGGCAGCGAGTCAAAATTTGTCATGACCGACATACAAAATGCGATAAAAAAGCTTCCTCAGGACAATTACATTGCGTTCACCATGTTTATGGAAGGCTATAAATACCAGGAAATTGCAGATCATTTGCAGATTGCTGAAGGAACGGTAAAAACGCGCATCCATATGGCTAGAAAGATTTTGAAAAAAAATCTAAAGGTATACCGCAAGTAGCCACGAAAGTCTAATTGCACTGGCCAGCTGTCAGGCAAACTAGAGACTCTAACATATATATACCAATTTATCCATCAGTTTGATGAATCGCACCAGTTTATTCAAGATAAACCATGCGAAAAATAAAAGGGTAAATTGTACTAGGCGGGTTTGAAACATTTCAAACCCGCTTATTTTTTGTCCGGGAGTACAACCAAATTGGCTTAGCGGCGTTCTGTAGAAAAAAAGCTTATGGAAGCGTATAGTGACTTTTTGCAAGATTTAATTGCCGTTAACAACGATCGCATAGATGGCTATTCGCAAGCAATAGCGTTGTTAAATGAAAACGAAGATGAAGACCTGCGACAGGTATTGGTACAATATCGATCGCAAACGCAGCGTTTTGTAGCGCAGCTAAACACATTTTTGACGACAGATGAAAGTGAAGAACTGGAACCTGCGCTGAATGGACCACTTTTTAAACTTTGGCAAGCGCATATTGCGCCAATTTCGGGAACGGATAGAAAAGCAATCTTAGTTAGCTGTGAGCAGCGCGAAGATATTTACAAAACCGTCTACGAAAAAGCCATAAATGAATTAGACAGTGTGCCTCTGTCACTTGCTAACACGATCAGGCAGCAAGCCGAGCTGCATTACATGGCGCATAATCATATCAAAACTTTACGAGATACGATTTAACAAAAACATGTAGATCAAAAATACAAAAAGGGTTGCCGCACATACTGTGCTGCGACCCTTTTTGCTGTACAATAACCGTACATTAGTATGTCAGATTGTTGCTCTTCCGCCTGTGGCCGGTATGGTGGCACCGGAAACGTACGAGGCCGCGTCAGACGCTAAAAAAACATAAATAGGCGCCATTTCTGCCGGCTGTCCTGGTCGCCCCATCGGCGTGTTTTCGCCAAAATTCTCATGATCAGGTATAGTGCTCGGAATCAAAGGTGTCCACACCGGTCCTGGCGCGACAGCATTTACCCGAATACCCGAACCATCTTCCAAAAACAATTGCGCCAAGCTTGACGTAAAATTTTGTATCGCACCTTTCGTTGCCGCGTAAGGCACCAAGCTTGGGTTTGGCTTGTAAGCATTTACCGATGTGGTATTGATAATCGATCCTCCCGGCGGCATATGTGCCTTTGCATGTTTTACGAAGTAAAACATCGCACTCATATTGGTTTCAAAAGTTTTGTTCCATTCTGCTGCGCTGATATCCGTGATCTGATCAAACGACATTTGATAAGCCGCGTTGTTCACCAGAATATCAATTTTACCAAACGTAGACGCGGCTTCTTCCACAATTTTCTTGCACAAGTCTTCATCACGGATATCTCCGCGAAAAAGCAGCGCTTTACGACCAGCACGTTCTATCCACATTTTGGTATCGGCGGCATCATCATCTTCCATTTCATCTTTGTACGAGATAACAACATCAGCGCCTTCGCGCGCCATAGCGATAGCGACAGCTTTACCAATACCCGAATCACCACCCGTTATAATAGCTACTTTATTTAAAAGTATTTCCGATCCTTCGTAGGATGCTTCACCATGATCTGGTACCGGAGACATTTTGGCGTTAACGCCTGGAGGCGACTGATCTTGTTTGGGAAATGGAGGTACGGGATATAGGTCTTTAGGATTTCCTGTTTTTGTTGTTTTCATAGGTATTTATTTAAAGATTAAAAACCGCTCTATGAAATAAAGAAGGTGATGAACATATTGGTCACCACCTTATATAGAGAGAGAATAAAAAAGTTGCTTGTTATTAATTCAACGGCGGCGTAGGCATTGGCTGACCGATGGTATCTGTACTATCCCGACGAATCGTATCGACCGGTGGCACAGCTTCCATGCCATCACGCATAGCCGTGTCTCCAGATTCTACATCATTGTTGTGTGTTGGACTCCCGCAGGCAAATAATAAACCAAATAGGCCGATCATGGGTGCGTATAAAATTGCTTTCTTCATCGTGTTAAGTTTTTGTATATATGTTTATAATTCAATTTTTTAATAGCAACAGTAATGTTTCCACAACTTGTCGCTGTTTACTTACGAACTGTTTATAACACAGTTGGTTTGAAATTTGGAACGATCGGGTATTTACCGTATCGATTAAGTAAATAACGCAGTCTTCCCCATCGGGTAGTTATAGCACCGTTAGCCCCGTCAGCAAAGCGATCTGTGCGTTAAAATTGTTGCATTTATTTATCTATTTTCGGATTTATTTACAAAAATTTCGCGCTATCGAATAAAGCATCATAATTATCTAATCCGATTTTAACCCAAAAGCCAATTAAAAAGCCTACTTTAGAAAAAAATCTGATGTATTTATATGGACATGAAGCAAGCGCGTTGTGAGGATGAACCCATACATTTGTGTGGAAGAGTGCAGGAGTTCGGCTTTTTAATTGTTGCAGACAACGATCAGCACATTGTGGCCGCGAGCGAAAATTGCGAAGCGTGGCTTGGCACGTCCGTGGAAAATCTGCTTCAAGAAACATTAGCCTACCTTGTTGAGCATCCATTACAGGCTGATCGTGAAGCGTTGTCGCTGGCGATAACAGCAGCAAGCAAGACGAGCGAAACGGACCGACAGATTTTCGAAATTGTGCTTCAGCAACAACCGTTTTACCTGACGGTATATGCGCACGATCATCAGATTTATTTAGAATTCGAACATAAACTACCATCTGCGATCCCCTCTTTTCTAAATCTTTACACATACGCACAGAAAATAGAAAGTGGAGACGACATATGGGAAGCATTATGCCGCTGCATAGCGGAGGTAATTGGTTATGATCGCGTGATGACCTATAAATTTAGGGAAGACAAAAGTGGTCAAGTAATCGCGGAAAAAGTAAAGGATGGCTTAGAAAGTTATCTTGGTCTGCATTACCCTGAATTTGATATTCCTAAGCAAGCGCGAGCGTTGTATCTAAAACATTTGGCACGATTGACGTCCAATATCCATGCGGAGACTTTTGCGATCCACTCTCGCCTACAAAAGCCGGTAGATTTATCTTTTAGTTCCGTTAGAGCGCTCTCCCCGATCCACCTGCAGTATCTGGAGAATGCTGGCGCGCAAGCCAGTATCAGTTTTTCCATCATTGTACACGGTGAGCTTTGGGGTTTGGTGACCTGTCAACATGAATCGCCAAAAGCTGTCGATTTATCGCAACGGAATCTTGCGGTTTTTCTAACACAGTATTCGGTCAACCGATATTTAAGTCTGCAAAAGGAAACCGACTTAGATTTTAGCAAGCAGGTGAAAGAATTTGAGCTTGCTTTGAAAGAGAAGCTCATCATTAAAAACGATATATTACCCGTCTTATCATCTTTTGCCAGCCAACTCAGCGTATTTGCAAAGGCAGACGGTTTGGCTATACAACATCGAGACGGCACGTTTATCTTCGGCGCTTCGCCAGATGCACCTACGGTTCAAAAAATTCATCATTTCATTAATAGCACGCAAAATAAAGCAATCTATCAAAAGGAAGACTTCGTTCTCTCACACGGTGAAGAACTTGCTTTATCAGCGTCTGATTTTGCCGGACTGGTCAAAATAGACATCGATTCATCAAAAGAATTTAGTCTATTTTGGTTTAGGAAAGAGCAAGTCACCGAGCGCTTATGGGCAGGCAAGC
Coding sequences within it:
- a CDS encoding RNA polymerase sigma factor gives rise to the protein MKAELNFTIEQNQPLLKRIATKFTQDPYEIEELVQETFIRSLSSLERFVNHPKLVAWLFVIMRNVYINNYRKISKYRTIESELTHTSHFEQLSHNGSESKFVMTDIQNAIKKLPQDNYIAFTMFMEGYKYQEIADHLQIAEGTVKTRIHMARKILKKNLKVYRK
- a CDS encoding DUF2383 domain-containing protein, with translation MEAYSDFLQDLIAVNNDRIDGYSQAIALLNENEDEDLRQVLVQYRSQTQRFVAQLNTFLTTDESEELEPALNGPLFKLWQAHIAPISGTDRKAILVSCEQREDIYKTVYEKAINELDSVPLSLANTIRQQAELHYMAHNHIKTLRDTI
- a CDS encoding SDR family oxidoreductase — its product is MKTTKTGNPKDLYPVPPFPKQDQSPPGVNAKMSPVPDHGEASYEGSEILLNKVAIITGGDSGIGKAVAIAMAREGADVVISYKDEMEDDDAADTKMWIERAGRKALLFRGDIRDEDLCKKIVEEAASTFGKIDILVNNAAYQMSFDQITDISAAEWNKTFETNMSAMFYFVKHAKAHMPPGGSIINTTSVNAYKPNPSLVPYAATKGAIQNFTSSLAQLFLEDGSGIRVNAVAPGPVWTPLIPSTIPDHENFGENTPMGRPGQPAEMAPIYVFLASDAASYVSGATIPATGGRATI
- a CDS encoding ATP-binding protein, with the translated sequence MDMKQARCEDEPIHLCGRVQEFGFLIVADNDQHIVAASENCEAWLGTSVENLLQETLAYLVEHPLQADREALSLAITAASKTSETDRQIFEIVLQQQPFYLTVYAHDHQIYLEFEHKLPSAIPSFLNLYTYAQKIESGDDIWEALCRCIAEVIGYDRVMTYKFREDKSGQVIAEKVKDGLESYLGLHYPEFDIPKQARALYLKHLARLTSNIHAETFAIHSRLQKPVDLSFSSVRALSPIHLQYLENAGAQASISFSIIVHGELWGLVTCQHESPKAVDLSQRNLAVFLTQYSVNRYLSLQKETDLDFSKQVKEFELALKEKLIIKNDILPVLSSFASQLSVFAKADGLAIQHRDGTFIFGASPDAPTVQKIHHFINSTQNKAIYQKEDFVLSHGEELALSASDFAGLVKIDIDSSKEFSLFWFRKEQVTERLWAGKPEKVMVFDEQQQVYVPSPRTSFHAWKQLVKGIAPTWGEGELFFIKRIRQLIRESLLRKSEEIYSLNQELILLNNALDTYSYTVSHDLKNPLSVIKLSVQMLQAKKDISPELLGKLTVNIKDASELMEGMLNKIYEFSKVKEFRYQPHLITTNQIIPQIIDHCRIQHGAHNCQVDLGELLPVMGEKTLVYQLFLNIISNAIKYSSKNDQAQVRIESTLAEWKIRYTIEDNGIGIAEDELKTIYDIFKRMSNSGGYEGSGVGLAIVKRIVDRLGVKILVESELNKGTRFHLDFPN